A segment of the bacterium genome:
GCAGCCTGCGCTGGCCGACGCGCACAACCGGCCGAACCAGCAGCGTGTGATACCCCGATCTCGCCAGCGTGCGTGCGACGTAGAAGCGCAGCAAGTGACGGTGGTGGTCGGCTTCCCGTGCGGGTTTCGGCGAGGACGCGCGGAACGCGAGATAATTCCGCGTCGCTCCGGCCGTCACCTCCGCCCCGAGATTCTCCGGAAGGTCGAGATCGACGCGCATCGCCGCCTCCTCCCCGCCGGATCGGTACTTGTAACGACACACCCTTTCGACTTTACGCTACATCCCTGGGCCACCGCCCGGCATCCGGCGGGGACCCGATTTGCGCCGGCGCGCCGCCGACTCGCTGAGAACGCAAATCGGGTCGCCGTCCGATGGAGGACAAGCCGCGAACACGCTAGCCTAAACTTAGTAGTGGTGGGGAGGCAAGGAACCATGGTCGATTCGGAACGGTCGCGTGCGCCAAGTGAGGTGACGTCCATGCCATCGTCGACGCAGATCAAGCGCGTCCAAGGCACGGTGCGGTGGTTCAACCGCGTGAGCGGCTTCGGGTTTATCCGCGTCGAAGGCGAGCGCGATGTCTTCGTACACGAGTCGGCCATCAACGCGGCGGGACCCCGGGTCCTCAACGAGGGACAGCCGGTCGAACTCGAGATCGTGGACCACGACGGACGGCGCGAAGCCGCAGACGTGACGCTGGTGAAGGAACTGTAACGCCACAGACGGGCTTGGGCAACACGGGGGCCGGGGCGTATCAGCCTCGGCTTTCGTCGTCGGCGTATGGGCCCGAGACCGGATGCGAATCCGCCCGGGACCGGATAGGCGACGCCACCAGACCCGTCTACTCTGAGAGCAATAGGGTCGTATTCGCGGACCGCCACAGCCGTTGCGGCGTGGCATGGGCCAACGAAGGGACGGAGCCTCGAATGACGGTGCGCGCACGACTGTGGGCGGGGCTATGGATCGCGCTCGCCATCGTTGCGGCGATCATGCTGGGGCTGGTCCTGTCGGAGAAGCTGCCGGCCTCG
Coding sequences within it:
- a CDS encoding cold shock domain-containing protein, yielding MPSSTQIKRVQGTVRWFNRVSGFGFIRVEGERDVFVHESAINAAGPRVLNEGQPVELEIVDHDGRREAADVTLVKEL